The Blattabacterium cuenoti genome includes the window TATGATACTTTAAATTTTTCTTTTCCATTGAAAAAAATACATGATAATATTTATGTATTAGAGCTTTTTCATGGACCAACTTTAGCTTTTAAAGATGTGGGAGCCAAATTTATGGCAGGATGTTTAAGTTTTTTTTCTCATAAATTAGAAAAAAATGTAACAGTTTTAGTGGCCACTTCAGGAGATACTGGAGGCGCTGTGGCTAAAGGATTTCATAAAAAACCCGGAATAGAAGTTATTATTTTGTATCCATATAATGGAATCAGTTCTTTACAAGAAAAACAAATTACTTCACTGGGAGATAATATATTCGCTTTAGAAATACATGGAAGTTTTGACGATTGTCAGAATATGGTTAAAAAAGCTTTTTTAAACAAGGAAGTGAATAAAAAATATACATTAACTTCCGCTAATTCTATCAATGTAGGAAGATGGCTCCCTCAAATGTTTTATTATTTTTTAGCTTACAGACAAATTATCGTAGAAAATCCAATAGAATTAATTTGTTCGGTTCCTAGTGGAAATTTTGGAAATATTTGTGCAGGAATGATAGCTGAGAAAATGGGTTTACCTATAAAATTTTTTATTGCATCTACAAATATTAATGATACTATTCCTAGATTTTTAATATCTAAAAAATACCACCCTTTTCCGGTAAAAAAAACTATATCAAATGCTATGGATATATCTGACCCCAGTAATTTTTCTAGGATATGGCATTTATATAAAAAAAATATATTTCAATTAAGAAAAAAATTATATTCTTATAAATTTACGGATGAAGAAACTTTAGAAAGTATAGAAATAATATGGAAAAAATATAAATACATGCTAGATCCACATGGAGCTATTGGTTATTTAGGACTTAGACAATATCTACAAGAAGTGAATAATACTTCAGAGCCAGCTATTTTTTTAGAGACAGCTCATCCTATTAAATTTTTAGATCACATGCCACTTTTTTTACAAAAACAGATTGTTCCTCCTCAGGAAATAAAAATTTTTTTGAATACGAAACAAAGCACAAACCAAAAAATATCTTTATCCAATAATTTTAATGTTTTTAAAGATTGGTTGTTAGAAAGAAAATAAAATAAATTTTTAAACGGCTACATCTCCTTTAATATGAGGAAAAGGATTATAGTTTTTCAACTCAAAATCTTCAAATCGAAATTGGAAAATATTTTTTACAGAAGAATTTAGAATGATTTTAGGAAGCCTCCTTGGTGTTCTTTTCATTTGTAATTTTACTTGTTGAATATGATTATTATAGATATGAGCATCTCCTATAGTATGAATAAATTCTTTTTCTTTTAAATGAAGGACATGAGCTAACATAGTGAGTAACAATGCATAAGAAGTAATATTGAATGGTAGACCAATAAAAATATCTGCACTTCTTTGATATAAAAGTAACGATAATTTTTTTTTATGTACATAAAATTGGAATAATAAATGACAAGGAGGTAATGCCATATTTTGAATCATTCCCACATTCCAAGAAGAAACTATTAAACGTCTAGAATTAGGATTTAATTTGATTTCTTCTATAAGATTAACTATTTGATCAATAAAATGTCCATTATATGTTGGCCATTTTCTCCATTGAAATCCATATATAGGACCTAATTCTCCATTTTTATCCGCCCACTTGTTCCAAATATGAACTTGATTGTCTATTAAAAATCGAATATTTGTATCTCCTTTTAAAAACCATAATAGTTCATAAATTATAGATCGTATATTCAATTTTTTAGTGGTTAAAATGGGAAAACCTTTTTCTAAGTTAAATCTCATTTGATATCCAAATAGGCTTATTGTCCCTACGCCAGTACGATCTTTCTTTTTAATTCCCTTTTTTAACACATTTTTTAATAAATTTAAATATTGTTTCATAAATCTCAGTATTTCTTTTTTAATTTAAAGAGTATTTTTGCATAAAAAAATATAACTATGAATCAAAACGTTCTCTTCTTTTCGACAAGAAGTGGGTTAAAATTGTCAAAAAATATAGCTTTTTTTTACGGAAAATTTCTTGGTAAAGTCCGATTTTTAGAATTTAGTGATGGAGAATATACTCCTTGTTTTGAACAATCTGTTCGTGGATCTCAAGTATTTTTGATTGGTTCTACTTTTCCTCCAGTAGATAATTTAATGGAATTATTATTAATGAGCGATGCCGCTCGTAGAGCTTCAGCTTATAATATTACACTTGTAATTCCATATTTTGGATGGGCAAGACAAGATCATAAAGATCAACCTAGAACTCCCATTGCTGCAAAACTTATAGCAAATTTAATAGTGGCTTCAGGAGCAACTAGAGTCATGACTATGGATTTACATGCAGATCAAATTCAAGGATTTTTTGATATTCCAGTGGATCATTTGTATGCATCTAGAATATTTATTGATTATATTAAAAAATTAAACATAGATCAATTAACCATAGCTTCTCCAGATATGGGAGGAGCCAAAAGAGCCAGAAGCTATGCAGGTTATTTAGGTACAGATGTTGTAATCTGTTATAAAGAAAGAAAAAAAGCAAATGAAATAGAATTCATGAATCTCATAGGAAATGTAAAAGAAAAAAATATTATACTTATAGATGATATGGTAGATACGGCTGGTACTTTAACAGAAGCTGCTAATTTAATAAGAAAACAAGGAGCTAAAAGTGTACGCGCTATAGCTACCCATCCTGTTTTATCAGGGAATTCATATGAAAAAATACATCAATCTGCGATTGAAGAATTAGTGATTACAGATACGATTCCTATTAATCATATGAAACCAAATGATAAAATTAAAGTTTTGTCTTGCGCTCCACTTTTTGCGGAAGTTATGCAATCCGTACATAAAGACGAGTCTATCAGTAATAAATTCATAATATGAAATATATAAATATATACGGTTATAAAAGAGATATTGGAAAAAAAGTAGTTCGTTCTATTCGACTCTCTGGAAAAATACCATGTATTTTGTATGGAAAAAATATAAATATTCCGTTTTCTACTTCATTAGAAAGTTTAAGAAAAATAGTATATACTGCAGAAGTCTATGGTGTTATTCTTAAAATAGAGGGATATAATCAAAGTATAAATGCAATTCGAAAGGAAATACAATTTGATCCTGTTAATGAAAAAATATTACATGCAGATTTTTACAAAATTGATAAATTCAAACCTATTATATTAGAAATTCCTATCAAATCTTTTGGTAGATCCATTGGAGTCGCAAAAGGAGGAGAATATTATTCTTCTATTAGAAAATTAAAAGTAAAAGCAGATCCATATAATATGCCTGAATACGTTAAATTAGATATTAATTCTTTAGATATCGGAGATAGAATAACAGTAAAAGATCTACATAATGATCAATATACTATATTACATCCTTCCCATACACTGATAGCAAGTGTAAAAAATTCTCGTACGACTATTAAAGAAGTTCAAGAAGAAAATCAAGAAGGAAAAGAAGATAAAAAAGTAAAAAAATAAAATGAATAATGTCTTTAGATTTTTATTTTATGAAAATAGCTTTAAAAGAAGCTTTTATTGCTTTTCATAAAAATGAAATACCTATAGGGGCTGCAATTACATATAAAAATATGGTTATAGCAAAAGCTCATAATTTAACTGAAACTTTATGTAATATTACTGCACATGCAGAAATGTTAGTGATTAACTTAGCTTCTAATTATTTTAAAAAAAAATACATAAAAAAATGTACTTTATATGTTACCTTAGAACCATGTGTTATGTGTGCTGGAGCTTTATTTTGGGCTCAAATAGGAAGAGTCGTTTGTGGAGCTTCTAATCCATCAAAAAGAGGATTTATGTATTCTGGAGCTAAATTACATCCTAAAACAGAATTTGTATCTGGAATTATGAAAAAACAGTGTAAAGCTCTTATACAAGAATTCTTTTTTTATAAAAGAATCTCTAAATTTAAAAAATCTAGATAAATACTTTTTTTTTCTTACTTATTTTCATTTTAAAAATAATTGGTAAAGTTGTAATCAATACAATTAATAAAATAATCCATTCAAGATGATTTTTTAATTCCGGAAAATTCTTATCTAAATAATGTCCAGCTAACATGATAGAAAAAGTCCAAGCAAGAGCTCCAATAATATTATATATCATAAACTTTTTGAAATCTATGCGAATAGCTCCTGCTACGATAGGGGCAAAAGAACGAAACATGGGTAAAAAACGACTCATGATAAGAGCAGTTGTTTTATATTTATTATAAAATAACTTTGCCAAAAGTAAGTGTTTTTTTTTAAAAAAGAAGGAATCCTTTTTTTTGTATAACAATTCTCCAGATTTGTATCCTAACCAGTATCCTTGCATATTACCAAGAATAGCCACAACTGCTACAATTAAAATGATCACAAAAAAAGGTACATTATAAAAATTTTTGCATAAATCTTCTCCAAAAATTCCAGCAGTAAATAATAAAGAATCTCCAGGTAAGAAAAAACCGATAAAGAATCCTGTTTCCGCAAAAACAATAGCTAAAATAATGAATAAAGCTGTATTTCCGAAATATAAAAATATCCATCTAGGATTAAACAAGTGTTGAAAAAAATCCCAAATATCTGACATTTTACAAATATGATTTGAAAGTCAAAGTTAAATATTTCCATTTTTCTAAAAAATAAAAATATTTATTTTCATATTTTCATATAAAAAAAACTTAAAATATCATGGAATGGTTATTTAAATTTATTAATATTTTAGGATGGATTCCTAATATAATTTTTTTCATTGTAGGTTTTATTTTTATCATTTTTTGGTTGTTTCAAATATTTTATTTCATTGATTAATAAAAAATTGGTTAATTTTGTTTATAGAAAGATAAACTCATAAAAATGAAAAAAAGGGGGGAATTCATACACTTTAATGAAGAAGGTTATGATATACTTAAAAATTATCTACTTTATAAAATAGATTCCATAAAAAATATATTTATTCTAGTGGATGATGTCACCTACACACATTGTCTTCCCATTCTTTTTAAGAAAATAGATTTTTTAAAAAAATCTAATATTATTAAAATCAAATCAGGTGAAAAAGAAAAAAATATTTATACGTGTATTCAAATATGTAAAAATTTAGAAAAATTTAAAGCGACCAGAAAAAGTTTAATCCTAAATTTAGGAGGAGGAGTTATAACAGATATTGGAGGATTTGTCGCTTCTATATTCAAACGAGGGATTCGTTTTATTAATATTCCTACCACTTTATTAGGAATGGTTGATGCTGCTATAGGATACAAAACAGGAGTGAATTTAGATTCTATAAAAAATGAAATAGGATCTTTTTATATACCAGAATTTTTAATCATTGATACTCATTTTTTAAAAACACTTCCGAATAAAGAAATTCTTTCTGGAATGGCAGAAATGTTAAAACATGGGTTGATAGCTGATTCAAATTTTTGGAAAAAAATGAATCAAATACAAACAGATACTATTTTTAAAAATGAAAATGAATGTAGAAACTTAATTCATCAATCTATATTAATTAAACAAAAAATTGTAAATCAAGATCCTAAAGAAAAAGGATTAAGAAAAATTCTTAATTTTGGACACACTATTGGACATGCTTTAGAAAGTTATTTTATGGATGTGAACAAAATTTTGCATGGAATTGCTGTAACTATGGGTATGATTTATGAATCATGGATTTCTTGTAAAATTAATGATTTATCTATATATGATTATAAAGAAATTAAATCTACTCTTTCTACATTATGTCCAAATCCAATACAAGATAAAATTTCTGATTTAGAAATTAATAAATTATTGTTGATCATGGAACATGATAAAAAAAATGAAAAAAATAAAATTCAATTTTCTTTATTAAAAAAAATAGGAAAATGTTCATATAATTGTCAAGTTCCGTCTTCCTTAATTAAGGAAAGTTTTTTGAACTAAATGTTTTAATTCATTAAAAATATTTTCAAAAAAAATGAATGAAAATGAAAAAGAAAAATTGATTCCTATTAACATTGAAGATGAGATGAAATCATCTTACATAGATTATTCTATGTCTGTTATTGTATCCAGAGCTCTTCCTGATGCAAGGGATGGATTAAAACCTGTACATAGAAGAGTTCTTTATGGGATGTATCAATTAGGAATTATTTCGAACAGTTCTTATAAAAAATCTGCTCGTATTGTTGGAGAAGTATTGGGAAAATATCATCCACATGGAGATATTTCTGTTTATGATACTATGGTTCGTATGACTCAAAAATGGACATTACGTTATCCATTAATAGATGGGCAAGGAAATTTTGGATCTCTGGATGCAGATCCTCCAGCAGCTATGCGTTATACAGAAGTAAGGATGAAAAAGATATCTGAAGAAATGTTATTGGATATTAAAAAAGAAACAGTAGATATGCAATTCAATTTTGATGATTCTTTGGAAGAACCAACTGTTTTACCCACACGAATTCCCAATCTTTTAATTAATGGATCTTCTGGGATCGCAGTAGGAATGGCTACTAATATACCTCCTCATAATTTAAAAGAAACTGTAAATGCTATTTGTGCTTATATAGATGATAACGATTTATCTATCGAACAAATCATGAAATATATTAAAGCTCCTGATTTTCCTACAGGGGGGATCATTTACGGATATGATGGAGTTAAAAATGCTTTTCATACAGGAAAAGGACGTATTGTTTTACGTGCAAAAGTTCATTTAGAAGAAATTCATGGAAGACAATGTATCATAGTAGATGAAATTCCTTATCAAGTCAATAAAGCTGACATGATCACTCGAACTGTCGGATTAATGAAAGAAGGAAAAATGGAAGGTATTTATCAAATTCGTGACGAGTCTGATAGAAATGGATTACGTATCGTATACATTTTAAAACAAAATACAAACCCTAATATATTATTAAACAAATTATTTCAATATACTTCTTTACAAACTTATTTTAATGTAAATAACATAGCATTAGTTAATGGAAAACCTGTTCAATTAAACATAAAAAATTTTATTCAACATTTCGTTGATCATAGACATAACGTTATTATTCGTCGTACTGAATACGATTTAAAAAAATGTCAAAATCGTGTTCATATTTTGTTAGGTTTCTTGAAGATATTAGACCATTTAGATCTCATGATTCAATTAATCCAAGGATCTCAAAATCATCATGAAGCTTGTGATAGATTGATTCAAAAATTTAAAATATCAAAAAATCAATCTACATCCATTTTAGATATGAAATTACAAAGTCTTACATCTTTAGAAATTAATAAACTTAAAAAAGAATATAACGAACTTATTAAAAAAATAGAGTTTTTTAAAAGAGTTTTAGAAGAACATTCTACAAGAACTAAAATTATTAAAGAAGAACTTATAGATATCAAAAAAAAATACCAAGATATACGTCGTACACAAATTGATTATTCAGGAAATAAAGTAAATATCGAAGATCTAATTGAAAATGAGCAGGTAGTTCTTACTATATCCCATGCTGGTTATATTAAAAGAACATCCTTATCAGAATACAAACGTCAAGGAAGAGGAGGAGTGGGAAACAGAGGGGCTACTGCTAGAGAATCAGATTTTTTCAAACATTTACTTGTAGCGACTAATCATCAATATCTACTTTTTTTTACAGAAAAAGGAAAATGTTTTTGGTTAAGAGTATATGAAGTACCAGAAGGATCTAAAATTTCTAAAGGGAGAGCAATACAAAACATTATTCATCTTCAGCAAGATGATAAAGTCAATGCTTATATATTAACTGGAGATCTTACTAATAAAAAATATGTAAAAGATTATTATGTTATGATGATTACGAAAAAAGGTATTATTAAAAAAACATCTTTAGAAAATTATTCTCGTCCTAGAAAATATGGAATTAATGCTATTGTTGTTCGTAAAGGGGATTCTTTAATAGAAGCTATCCTTACTAAAGGAGATAGTCATGTTTTTATTGCTGTAAAAAGTGGAAGAATTATTCGTTTTTCAGAAAAAAAAATTCGTTCAACTGGAAGAACTTCTTCTGGAGTTATAGGAATTAATATAAATCATAAAGATATGGTCATTGGAATGATATGTGTAGATATAGAAGAAAAAGGACATTTGTTAGTAGTTTCTGAAAAAGGATTTGGAAAAAGATCTCATATAAAAGATTATCGTATTACTAATCGTGGTGGAAAAGGAATTAAAACAATAAATATAACTCAAAAAACAGGAAATTTAATTTCCATAAAATACGTAACGGGTCAAGATGATTTGATGATTATTAAAAAATCAGGAATTATTATACGTATTCCTATCTCAGATATAAGGGTTATGGGAAGAACAACTCAAGGAGTTAGATTGATTAATCTAAAAGAAAACGATGCTATAGCTGACGTAGCAAAGGTTTATAAACCTATTATGGGTTTTCATTAAAATCTCGTAATATGTTAATACATTCTGCTATATAAAAATCTTTCTCCAGATTTTTTTTCCATTTTTTTTGTGCTTCTGATTCTTTTGTTTGCAAAAGAATTTGGGAATAAGGAGAAAAAGCTCGCAACCCATATATATTTAAATAATTTCTTAACTTTTTAAAAGTTTCATTTCTTTTTTTCATTTTTAAATGATCGTAATAAAATTCTTCCCAATTTAAAGAAAATTGTTTTTTTCTTGAAAATTTTTTTTCTAATGATTGTATTGTTTTATAAATAGTGATGAAATCCTTATTTTTTTCCAAACGTTTTATACTTTTATATTTAATATTTTCTAAATTATTATAATAATAATGAAGAGAAGGAATGGGTTCTGTATAATCCCATTTCATAGAATTAGTTTGATTTTTTTCCATATATTTTAAAAATACACTTGTCATATTACTTGGAATGACTATATCGGAATTTACTCCCTTTAATTGAGTGGAACTTCCATTCACACGATAAAATTTATTTATGGTAAATTTTAAGGCCCCTAGTTCTTCATTAAAAATGAAAAATCTATTTAATGGATAAATAGTTTGCACTGTTCCTTTTCCATATGTTTGAGAACTTCCCACAATAATCCCTCTTTTATAATCAGCTATAGCAGCAGCAAGAATTTCAGAAGCCGAAGCAGATAACTCATTTACAAGAACGACAAGGGGACCTGTCCATAGAATTTTATTTTCATGACTTTTGAGTATTTTTTTTTTGTCTGGCTTACCTATTTGCACGATAGGAACTTTTCCTAAAAAGAAACCAGCAATTTCTATTACCGTGTCTAAAGATCCTCCTCCGTTGTTTCTGATGTCTATTAGAATTCCTTTTATATTTTCTTTTTTTAATTCTTGAATGATTTTTTTTATATCTTTAGCTGCATTTCTCCCATTTTTATTTTTAGGATTAAAATAAAATTCTGGTAAACATATCAAACCATATTTATTTTTATTTTTATCCAATATTATAACGCTTTTTGCAAAAATTTCTTTTTTTTCAATTATATCTCTTGTAAGAATCACTTCTTCTAGGGATCCATTTTTCTTTTGAAGAGTTAGTTTAACTTTAGTACCTTTTTTTCCTCTTATTAAACGAATAGAATTTTCTAATAACATCCCTACAATATTTGTTGATTCCGAATTAAGGTTTTTAGAAACTCGTATAATTTTATCTCCTATTTCTATTTTTTTATTTTTCCACGCAGGACCGCCAACAATGAGTTTAACAACTGTGGGATATCCTTTATCATCTTGTAATTCTACACCAATCCCTTCTGTTTGTCCAGATATATTTAAATCAAAAATTTCTTTTTCCTTAGGAGAAAAATAATTAGTATGAGGATCATATTGAGAAGTTATAGTATTAACATATATAGAAAACCAGTCGGATTCTTTTTTTATTTTTAATTTTCGAAAATATTCTTTAATATATTCTTCTACTTTTTTTCTTGATTTTTTTTCATTGTTAAAAAATGCATTTTTCCAAATGATCTTTTGGTTTGTATTTGTTTTGGAAGAACTAACGATCTCTAGTAAAGTCAGATATTTTAAGTATTTTCTCCATTTTTCTATCCATTCTTTTTTATTTTTGGAATAAGAAAGTTCTTCTCCAACAAGGAGATACATTTCTTTTTTATTAAAATTAAAAGATGTTTTTAATATTTGAAAACATATAGATTCCACTTCTTTCACTCTTTTAAAAAAACATTTCATAATAATATTAAAAAAAGTAGGATCTCCATGAATCCAAAAATCATCTATTTTTTCTTTATATAAAGAAAAATCTTCTATATCTTTTTGTATAAAAAAACGTTTTTGACTATCTAATTTTTCAAAAAATTTATGATATACTTTTTGTGAAAAATCATTATCTATAGAAATAGGATTTGGATGTAAAAAATAAAGTGTTTTATATATCGTTTTGAGTACTATACGGTGTTTTTCCTGTTCTCCTAATGGAGAACAAAAACTTAATGAAAAAAAGAGAAAAAAACCAATTATTATGTACTTAATCTCATTCAATTTTTTTATTTTAATATTCACAATTATATATTGATTGATTGAAAAATATTAACAAAATTATATATAAATAGCTATATAATAATATAAAATGAATAAAAAACCAATTATTTTAGTCACAAATGATGATGGAATTATAGCTCCTGGAATTAGGGCTCTTGTTCATTATATGAATCTTTTAGGAGATGTATATGTAGTAGCTCCAAATAAACCCCAATCTGGAGTAGGACATGGAATAACAATGAATACGGTATTATATTGTGATTCTGTAAAAATAGATAATGGGGATCAAAAAGAATGGGAATGTTCTGGAACTCCCGTAGATTGTGTTAAATTAGCAATTAGTGACATTCTTCCCAGAAGACCTGATATTTGTGTATCAGGAATTAATCATGGTTCAAATTCTTCTGTAAATATTGTATATTCTGGCACTATTTCTGCTGCCCTTGAAGCAAGTATGGAAGGAATTCCATCTGTAGGATTTTCTCTTTTAGATTTTGATTGGAATGCTGATTTTGAACCATCCAAAAAATATGTATGTCATATTGTAAAAAAAATTCTTTACAATCCTATTTATGAAAAAACAATTAGCTTAAATGTTAATATTCCTAAATTAAAAAAAGAACAAATCAAAGGAATTAAAATATGTAGACAAGCAGAATCTAAATGGAAAGAAAGTTTTGATAAACGTTGTAATCCTAAAGGGAGAACTTATTATTGGTTAGTCGGGGATTTTGTTAATTTGGATGAAAAAATAGATACGGATGAATGGGCATTGAAAAATGGATATGTATCTATTGTTCCTATTCAATTTGATTTAACGAATTATACTATATTAAATATTTTAAAATCTTGGAATTTTATATTGTTTTTTTTTTTCGGATACATAGTTTATTCTGAATTTTAACGTTAAAACATATATATCGTGTCATCTTTTTTAGAAGGATCTTTAAATCCCAAAAAAATTCAGGATTTTATTGGACAACATGAAGTATTAGAGAATCTGAAAATTTTTATTCAAGCTGCTAAAAAAAGAAAAGAAGCCTTAGATCACATTTTATTTCATGGCCCCCCAGGATTGGGGAAAACAACGCTTGC containing:
- the surE gene encoding 5'/3'-nucleotidase SurE, which codes for MNKKPIILVTNDDGIIAPGIRALVHYMNLLGDVYVVAPNKPQSGVGHGITMNTVLYCDSVKIDNGDQKEWECSGTPVDCVKLAISDILPRRPDICVSGINHGSNSSVNIVYSGTISAALEASMEGIPSVGFSLLDFDWNADFEPSKKYVCHIVKKILYNPIYEKTISLNVNIPKLKKEQIKGIKICRQAESKWKESFDKRCNPKGRTYYWLVGDFVNLDEKIDTDEWALKNGYVSIVPIQFDLTNYTILNILKSWNFILFFFFGYIVYSEF
- a CDS encoding nucleoside deaminase; this encodes MKIALKEAFIAFHKNEIPIGAAITYKNMVIAKAHNLTETLCNITAHAEMLVINLASNYFKKKYIKKCTLYVTLEPCVMCAGALFWAQIGRVVCGASNPSKRGFMYSGAKLHPKTEFVSGIMKKQCKALIQEFFFYKRISKFKKSR
- a CDS encoding carboxy terminal-processing peptidase, whose product is MNIKIKKLNEIKYIIIGFFLFFSLSFCSPLGEQEKHRIVLKTIYKTLYFLHPNPISIDNDFSQKVYHKFFEKLDSQKRFFIQKDIEDFSLYKEKIDDFWIHGDPTFFNIIMKCFFKRVKEVESICFQILKTSFNFNKKEMYLLVGEELSYSKNKKEWIEKWRKYLKYLTLLEIVSSSKTNTNQKIIWKNAFFNNEKKSRKKVEEYIKEYFRKLKIKKESDWFSIYVNTITSQYDPHTNYFSPKEKEIFDLNISGQTEGIGVELQDDKGYPTVVKLIVGGPAWKNKKIEIGDKIIRVSKNLNSESTNIVGMLLENSIRLIRGKKGTKVKLTLQKKNGSLEEVILTRDIIEKKEIFAKSVIILDKNKNKYGLICLPEFYFNPKNKNGRNAAKDIKKIIQELKKENIKGILIDIRNNGGGSLDTVIEIAGFFLGKVPIVQIGKPDKKKILKSHENKILWTGPLVVLVNELSASASEILAAAIADYKRGIIVGSSQTYGKGTVQTIYPLNRFFIFNEELGALKFTINKFYRVNGSSTQLKGVNSDIVIPSNMTSVFLKYMEKNQTNSMKWDYTEPIPSLHYYYNNLENIKYKSIKRLEKNKDFITIYKTIQSLEKKFSRKKQFSLNWEEFYYDHLKMKKRNETFKKLRNYLNIYGLRAFSPYSQILLQTKESEAQKKWKKNLEKDFYIAECINILRDFNENP
- the gyrA gene encoding DNA gyrase subunit A encodes the protein MNENEKEKLIPINIEDEMKSSYIDYSMSVIVSRALPDARDGLKPVHRRVLYGMYQLGIISNSSYKKSARIVGEVLGKYHPHGDISVYDTMVRMTQKWTLRYPLIDGQGNFGSLDADPPAAMRYTEVRMKKISEEMLLDIKKETVDMQFNFDDSLEEPTVLPTRIPNLLINGSSGIAVGMATNIPPHNLKETVNAICAYIDDNDLSIEQIMKYIKAPDFPTGGIIYGYDGVKNAFHTGKGRIVLRAKVHLEEIHGRQCIIVDEIPYQVNKADMITRTVGLMKEGKMEGIYQIRDESDRNGLRIVYILKQNTNPNILLNKLFQYTSLQTYFNVNNIALVNGKPVQLNIKNFIQHFVDHRHNVIIRRTEYDLKKCQNRVHILLGFLKILDHLDLMIQLIQGSQNHHEACDRLIQKFKISKNQSTSILDMKLQSLTSLEINKLKKEYNELIKKIEFFKRVLEEHSTRTKIIKEELIDIKKKYQDIRRTQIDYSGNKVNIEDLIENEQVVLTISHAGYIKRTSLSEYKRQGRGGVGNRGATARESDFFKHLLVATNHQYLLFFTEKGKCFWLRVYEVPEGSKISKGRAIQNIIHLQQDDKVNAYILTGDLTNKKYVKDYYVMMITKKGIIKKTSLENYSRPRKYGINAIVVRKGDSLIEAILTKGDSHVFIAVKSGRIIRFSEKKIRSTGRTSSGVIGININHKDMVIGMICVDIEEKGHLLVVSEKGFGKRSHIKDYRITNRGGKGIKTINITQKTGNLISIKYVTGQDDLMIIKKSGIIIRIPISDIRVMGRTTQGVRLINLKENDAIADVAKVYKPIMGFH
- the aroB gene encoding 3-dehydroquinate synthase — translated: MKKRGEFIHFNEEGYDILKNYLLYKIDSIKNIFILVDDVTYTHCLPILFKKIDFLKKSNIIKIKSGEKEKNIYTCIQICKNLEKFKATRKSLILNLGGGVITDIGGFVASIFKRGIRFINIPTTLLGMVDAAIGYKTGVNLDSIKNEIGSFYIPEFLIIDTHFLKTLPNKEILSGMAEMLKHGLIADSNFWKKMNQIQTDTIFKNENECRNLIHQSILIKQKIVNQDPKEKGLRKILNFGHTIGHALESYFMDVNKILHGIAVTMGMIYESWISCKINDLSIYDYKEIKSTLSTLCPNPIQDKISDLEINKLLLIMEHDKKNEKNKIQFSLLKKIGKCSYNCQVPSSLIKESFLN
- a CDS encoding thymidylate synthase encodes the protein MKQYLNLLKNVLKKGIKKKDRTGVGTISLFGYQMRFNLEKGFPILTTKKLNIRSIIYELLWFLKGDTNIRFLIDNQVHIWNKWADKNGELGPIYGFQWRKWPTYNGHFIDQIVNLIEEIKLNPNSRRLIVSSWNVGMIQNMALPPCHLLFQFYVHKKKLSLLLYQRSADIFIGLPFNITSYALLLTMLAHVLHLKEKEFIHTIGDAHIYNNHIQQVKLQMKRTPRRLPKIILNSSVKNIFQFRFEDFELKNYNPFPHIKGDVAV
- a CDS encoding DedA family protein, giving the protein MSDIWDFFQHLFNPRWIFLYFGNTALFIILAIVFAETGFFIGFFLPGDSLLFTAGIFGEDLCKNFYNVPFFVIILIVAVVAILGNMQGYWLGYKSGELLYKKKDSFFFKKKHLLLAKLFYNKYKTTALIMSRFLPMFRSFAPIVAGAIRIDFKKFMIYNIIGALAWTFSIMLAGHYLDKNFPELKNHLEWIILLIVLITTLPIIFKMKISKKKKVFI
- a CDS encoding 50S ribosomal protein L25, which codes for MKYINIYGYKRDIGKKVVRSIRLSGKIPCILYGKNINIPFSTSLESLRKIVYTAEVYGVILKIEGYNQSINAIRKEIQFDPVNEKILHADFYKIDKFKPIILEIPIKSFGRSIGVAKGGEYYSSIRKLKVKADPYNMPEYVKLDINSLDIGDRITVKDLHNDQYTILHPSHTLIASVKNSRTTIKEVQEENQEGKEDKKVKK
- the thrC gene encoding threonine synthase, producing the protein MLYYSLKNCKNLVSFEDAVLTGLSPDGGLYMPKCIPKLESKFIRQLPIYDINTIAMSVIKPYIGKYIPEKFIENIIYDTLNFSFPLKKIHDNIYVLELFHGPTLAFKDVGAKFMAGCLSFFSHKLEKNVTVLVATSGDTGGAVAKGFHKKPGIEVIILYPYNGISSLQEKQITSLGDNIFALEIHGSFDDCQNMVKKAFLNKEVNKKYTLTSANSINVGRWLPQMFYYFLAYRQIIVENPIELICSVPSGNFGNICAGMIAEKMGLPIKFFIASTNINDTIPRFLISKKYHPFPVKKTISNAMDISDPSNFSRIWHLYKKNIFQLRKKLYSYKFTDEETLESIEIIWKKYKYMLDPHGAIGYLGLRQYLQEVNNTSEPAIFLETAHPIKFLDHMPLFLQKQIVPPQEIKIFLNTKQSTNQKISLSNNFNVFKDWLLERK
- a CDS encoding ribose-phosphate diphosphokinase encodes the protein MNQNVLFFSTRSGLKLSKNIAFFYGKFLGKVRFLEFSDGEYTPCFEQSVRGSQVFLIGSTFPPVDNLMELLLMSDAARRASAYNITLVIPYFGWARQDHKDQPRTPIAAKLIANLIVASGATRVMTMDLHADQIQGFFDIPVDHLYASRIFIDYIKKLNIDQLTIASPDMGGAKRARSYAGYLGTDVVICYKERKKANEIEFMNLIGNVKEKNIILIDDMVDTAGTLTEAANLIRKQGAKSVRAIATHPVLSGNSYEKIHQSAIEELVITDTIPINHMKPNDKIKVLSCAPLFAEVMQSVHKDESISNKFII